From the genome of Asterias amurensis chromosome 17, ASM3211899v1, one region includes:
- the LOC139949598 gene encoding uncharacterized protein isoform X3: MSAGGAMNNQNPRRRKRPEKGPGSKFLGEKRRREQETSYLEELAELITANLNNPESLNMLPDKRAFLLDSVNKIKGIRLQQQQDLEQGSEVQHSHVSSSKPGMLSGDSLSTILLEAMDGFLFVVNSLGEIEFVTENVKMYLNFKQEDLIGSTIYSFIHVGDHNQFTSCLHPTATSAGIWSQDSSSQNSRNRSFTCRMLTKSVDEEDNTQEQHYENLRCSAILKPKEDGQSSNSAESDTPAHLVCIASRAMVDDCSNMMLGNGEEFTTSLDLTATITTVDLTHLKPPHYSKEELVGQIIYKFCHGSDRAELKKHFDEALEKGTSSSSMYRFQIYTDTWVRVQTTSRVYRNHHSGKPECLVAVHTVIRDEAQFGPSQIKPASMSANNMSAIASTSTSMTNEKTNRILEALSSISNSSGNKSLSGNLGGLNLNTLKTLMMKRQQQHMQQQQQQLQQQQQQGMGFNSNKASTSGMGNPNPTNPNNAQDVLDSLKRSSLSNMLQVTDVRNRNGAMETSSVYPVAYSNAGDRHPVPEKIQRLDRSPSDSNIASSTERNDRMHGDKGDDGDVFLPEHSNHKKGRYQEKGRPTGGGEGSGSGQADRTSPNLSPDTNEEEKDSTLSKNTLLQKLLQDDVEEDKTEEDGESSKGNSPMSAEHKNTLEEEVKMDEKAFSKLLKSEGTGDKSAKADKSEDEMDSSVESPKEGDGTSRVRRKSIERENTILSKLLDGDTQSMFGSGKLPNEQPGFVCSNVVSTTTALQKSEQEMEKNPSCKSDKNMEGVGAAGGSNGPKKRKNVLLQKLLMEDVPPLDKVPNETTCQESTTSPTVTTTKPGMSGGQPSNIEDNSVDSFGNDDDSVVQHLLHGSLPDEVDTSQPNMIMDFLKELENVPDPTQDSALMHHLLNPSESSGPAQNRYPPNSSSVGVPSQNNQYKVPMGPESLPGPGPHQRPDSSGNMNNPSLLGQGVGHDSTSTMHHGMPSGMNSQHRPPVSRTNSRDSFTGGSGGMHQNSNNFGRFGSQQQESFSMDGMQNVMPPNQTAPMQKSMSQLHLSGGGQQQNPFELDPMQDVSLPGNTSEEQGLSEEDVTLLQQLEQVLNSGTFPLPEIENNFAADRPPVSSMDMQHDSNMLQSMLNSQPQTTQAQHAGNYPTSSGGGMGMQQQQQQQQQQQAPQPQQQRGRQQAQPQPKPQQQQQQHPMMGMGGPTGGSRMGQGPMPDMSAMMGPGMAAPTGQPRFPQQGHPSQQQQPQQTASQPMQFNQMNSMQQQLQHQLQQQQHGPTPPHSMPQQQMSPVPKQPQPPMSSAPGSFVRPHSTKQLRHTILMRSRMKEQQQQQQQQQQQLQQQQQQQQLQQQAQQQQQQQQQQQHRQWQIQQQRQQQLMRQQQINAAAAAANQQQMSGNQQQQQMGSGPILPQQVANNPMNPMQQNQRLMQQQKNLMMLQQQQQQQTFTGPQVEGGVFPPMDTQAFQEKLSDVLNPTAGALAPNVSIQKSPGPYGPQMSSMGNRPMGPGNQMMGGDSRQQMAMNQPFPGQAGANRGGAGTAGGDFMFNSQMMPQGRGTQLSGPGYQGGMGHSTSAPNVFNFQEFNNPGGIPGGMSGGVPGGMTGGNMPGGKPQHMMPNAGMMGPSQHQPGMGVNPSMPGQHNIGINPNIQRPNLAAGGNPRQQAPTLTRSMSLPTTNMISGNNPGGNPPNRVNQYHMPQHQQQQQQPGFPAAGFRGNQTGGMQPHFPGNSMGMQPGQMSNTTAPMFSSPATTSQMRWSGPNGGMTRGQQPHQGQMFPGPGGGPGGGPGGGPQSSEMLRGMANSGGGGGGTQELQNMMNRRLKRGDSLPANPNMMQVRKATKPTNPPKYSLQGTVNPSIAVPPNLTGQNSMNLGQQPSGEVPNPSNSYLGTSASNNSGKNRCPVPGTSPSNLDMLSMSMEMFEPEFPKSDGQNPIASSTTNPTSQPDSTSAGPSRPGPGVDPLKPYAEMQSNEEAKLRYQVPDEFYKISGAQTAPDACTRVTNLFRNQLTGQPLPGQGNGRGVGGPQGMGNAPGMGGPGMQGGGVGNGGMVPQQQQHNQQQFGNDEQDGMDGDGKSNNSLLQKLLLE, from the exons ATGAGTGCAGGGGGCGCTATGAATAACCAGAATCCTCGACGACGGAAAAGGCCCGAGAAGGGACCTGG TTCCAAGTTTCTCGGAGAGAAACGACGTCGTGAGCAGGAGACATCGTACCTGGAGGAGCTCGCTGAGCTGATAACGGCTAACTTGAACAACCCGGAGTCTCTGAACATGCTTCCAGATAAACGGGCCTTCCTTCTAGACTCTGTCAATAAGATCAAGGGGATACGCCTGCAACAACAGCAAG ACCTGGAGCAAGGTAGTGAAGTCCAACACAGCCATGTTTCATCCAGCAAGCCAGGAATGCTGTCTGGAGATTCACTGAGTACCATCTTATTGGAG gcGATGGATGGATTTTTATTTGTGGTAAACAGCTTGGGAGAAATTGAGTTTGTGACAGAGAATGTTAAGATGTACCTCAACTTTAAGCAG GAAGATCTTATTGGCTCCACCATCTATAGTTTCATCCATGTTGGGGATCATAATCAATTTACCAGCTGTCTCCATCCAACAGCGACTT CAGCTGGTATTTGGTCTCAAGATTCCAGCTCACAGAACAGTCGTAACCGCTCCTTCACCTGCCGCATGCTTACCAAGTCAGTTGACGAAGAAGACAATACGCAAGAACAGCACTACGAGAATTTGAGGTGTTCCGCCATCTTGAAACCTAAAGAAGACGGTCAGTCTTCCAACTCGGCGGAAAGTG ATACACCCGCCCATCTTGTCTGTATCGCAAGTCGCGCCATGGTGGATGACTGCAGTAACATGATGTTAGGGAACGGAGAGGAGTTTACCACGAGCCTAGACCTGACGGCGACCATCACAACCGTTGATCTAACCCACCTGAAGCCACCCCACTACAGCAAGGAGGAGCTTGTTGGGCAGATCATCTACAAGTTCTGTCACGGCAGTGACAGAGCGGAGCTGAAGAAACACTTTGACGAAG CTTTGGAGAAGGGAACCAGTTCAAGTTCGATGTACCGCTTCCAGATTTACACGGATACCTGGGTGCGCGTGCAGACTACCAGTCGAGTGTATCGAAACCATCACAGTGGCAAACCAGAGTGTTTGGTCGCTGTACATACCGTCATAAG GGATGAAGCTCAGTTCGGTCCCAGTCAGATCAAGCCAGCCAGTATGTCTGCTAATAACATGTCAGCAATCGCCTCCACCAGTACAAgcatgacaaatgaaaaaaccaACCGCATCCTGGAAGCACTTTCCAGCATCAGCAACAGCAGCGGTAACAAATCCCTGTCTGGGAACCTCGGTGGGTTAAATCTTAACACTCTCAAAACCTTAATGATGAAACGTCAGCAGCAGCACatgcaacagcaacagcagcaactgcagcaacaacagcagcaaggCATGGGATTCAACAGCAACAAAGCCAGCACCAGCGGGATGGGTAACCCTAACCCGACCAACCCTAACAACGCTCAGGATGTTTTGGATTCCCTAAAGAGATCCTCTCTGTCGAACATGCTGCAGGTCACTGATGTCCGGAACCGTAACGGCGCCATGGAGACGTCGAGCGTTTACCCCGTCGCTTACAGCAACGCTGGGGATCGCCACCCTGTACCCGAGAAGATCCAACGATTGGATCGCAGTCCCTCGGACTCGAACATAGCATCCTCGACTGAACGCAACGATAGGATGCATGGCGACAAGGGCGATGACGGTGACGTCTTCCTCCCAGAACACTCCAATCACAAAAAAGGGCGGTACCAGGAGAAGGGTCGACCTACTGGAGGTGGCGAGGGGTCTGGGAGTGGCCAGGCCGACAGGACTAGCCCCAATCTCAGTCCCGATACCAACGAAGAGGAGAAGGACAGTACACTGAGTAAGAACACACTCCTTCAAAAGCTACTTCAGGATGACGTCGAAGAAG ACAAGACCGAAGAAGATGGCGAAAGCAGCAAAGGCAACTCACCAATGAGCGCTGAGCACAAGAACACCTTGGAGGAAGAGGTCAAGATGGATGAGAAGGCATTCAGCAAACTCTTAAAATCGGAAGGAACCGGCGACAAATCTGCGAAAGCCGACAAGAGCGAAGACGAGATGGATTCGAGCGTCGAATCGCCCAAGGAAGGAGATGGAACAAGTAGAGTACGCAGAAAATCCATTGAGCGGGAGAATACAATCTTAAGTAAACTGCTGGACGGTGACACGCAGTCTATGTTTGGTAGCGGGAAGCTGCCGAATGAGCAGCCAGGTTTTGTTTGTAGTAACGTTGTGTCGACAACTACAGCGCTGCAAAAATCAGAGCAGGAAATGGAGAAGAATCCCTCCTGCAAGAGTGATAAGAATATGGAAGGTGTTGGTGCCGCAGGTGGCAGCAATGGACCTAAGAAACGGAAGAATGTACTCTTGCAGAAACTCCTGATGGAGGACGTACCACCTTTAGACAAGGTCCCGAATGAGACTACGTGCCAGGAAAGCACAACCTCCCCAACAGTCACAACCACCAAACCAGGCATGTCGGGCGGACAACCATCAAACATTGAAGACAACAGCGTGGATAGTTTCGGCAATGATGACGATTCTGTGGTACAGCATCTCCTGCATGGTAGTCTACCCGATGAGGTGGACACCAGTCAGCCAAACATGATCATGGACTTCTTAAAGGAGCTTGAGAATGTCCCCGACCCAACCCAAGACTCTGCCCTCATGCACCACCTGTTGAACCCGTCTGAGAGCAGTGGCCCAGCTCAAAACAGATACCCACCAAATAGTTCCTCTGTTGGGGTCCCGTCCCAGAACAATCAGTACAAGGTGCCCATGGGTCCTGAATCTCTTCCAGGACCTGGGCCCCACCAGAGACCCGACAGTAGTGGCAACATGAACAATCCTTCCCTGCTAGGCCAAGGGGTCGGGCATGACTCCACTAGTACCATGCATCACGGGATGCCTTCTGGTATGAACTCGCAGCACCGGCCTCCCGTTTCCAGGACCAACTCCAGGGATTCTTTTAccggtggcagcggtgggatgcACCAGAACAGCAACAACTTTGGCCGGTTTGGTTCTCAGCAGCAGGAGAGTTTCAGTATGGATGGTATGCAGAATGTGATGCCACCTAACCAGACAGCACCCATGCAGAAGTCAATGTCCCAGTTGCATCTATCTGGAGGTGGCCAGCAGCAGAATCCATTCGAGTTGGATCCGATGCAG GATGTCAGCTTACCTGGTAACACCAGTGAAGAGCAAGGTTTATCCGAAGAGGATGTCACCTTACTGCAGCAACTAGAACAGGTCCTGAACAGCGGAACGTTCCCCCTTCCAGAGATAGAAAACAACTTCGCCGCAGACCGCCCCCCGGTGAGCAGCATGGACATGCAGCATGACAGCAACATGCTGCAGAGCATGCTGAACAGTCAGCCGCAGACAACGCAAGCACAGCATGCCGGTAACTATCCAACCTCATCAGGCGGTGGTATGGggatgcagcagcagcagcagcagcagcagcagcagcaggcACCACAACCGCAGCAGCAGAGAGGTCGGCAGCAGGCACAACCGCAGCCGAAGCcccaacagcagcagcaacagcatcCTATGATGGGTATGGGTGGGCCTACAGGCGGGTCTAGGATGGGACAAGGTCCGATGCCTGATATGTCAGCAATGATGGGACCTGGAATGGCTGCACCTACGGGTCAGCCACGATTCCCGCAGCAGGGACATCCATCACAGCAGCAGCAACCACAGCAAACTGCATCACAACCAATG CAGTTCAATCAAATGAACTCAATGCAGCAACAACTGCAGCACCAGCTTCAACAGCAGCAGCATGGTCCGACTCCTCCCCATTCCATGCCGCAGCAGCAGATGTCGCCTGTTCCGAAGCAGCCCCAACCACCGATGAGCAGCGCCCCGGGAAGTTTTGTCCGGCCGCACTCCACCAAACAGCTGCGCCACACAATACTGATGAGATCCCGAATGAAggagcaacaacaacaacaacaacagcagcagcagcaattgcagcagcagcagcagcagcaacaactcCAGCAACAGGctcagcagcaacagcagcagcaacagcaacagcagcataG ACAATGGCAAATCCAacagcagcggcagcagcaaCTGATGCGGCAGCAGCAGATTAACGCTGCGGCCGCCGCCGCAAACCAACAGCAGATGAGCGGCAACCAGCAACAGCAGCAGATGGGTTCAGGGCCCATCTTGCCGCAGCAGGTCGCCAACAACCCCATGAACCCTATGCAGCAGAATCAACGTCTGATGCAGCAGCAGAAGAACTTGATGAtgctgcagcagcagcagcaacagcagacGTTTACTGGGCCGCAG GTTGAGGGTGGTGTATTCCCCCCGATGGATACGCAAGCTTTCCAGGAGAAACTGAGTGATGTCTTGAACCCTACAGCCGGGGCACTGGCCCCTAATGTTAGTATACAG AAATCTCCCGGTCCTTACGGACCGCAAATGTCCTCGATGGGAAACCGTCCCATGGGGCCAGGGAATCAGATGATGGGCGGAGACAGTCGGCAACAGATGGCAATGAATCAACCATTCCCGGGGCAGGCTGGAGCCAATCGTGGGGGTGCGGGCACCGCGGGTGGAGACTTCATGTTCAACAGCCAGATGATGCCCCAGGGGCGAGGGACTCAACTCAGTGGCCCCGGTTATCAAGGCGGGATGGGGCACAGTACCAGCGCCCCGAACGTCTTCAACTTCCAGGAGTTCAACAACCCTGGCGGGATTCCCGGCGGGATGTCTGGCGGGGTTCCCGGCGGGATGACCGGAGGGAACATGCCGGGGGGTAAACCCCAACACATGATGCCTAATGCAGGCATGATGGGACCCTCGCAGCACCAGCCGGGCATGGGGGTAAACCCAAGTATGCCGGGACAGCATAACATTGGCATCAACCCAAACATCCAACGTCCGAATCTCGCCGCCGGTGGCAACCCTCGACAGCAGGCGCCGACTCTCACCAGATCGATGAGCCTTCCTACAACAAACATGATCTCTGGTAACAATCCTGGCGGCAACCCTCCAAACCGCGTTAACCAGTACCACATGCCGcagcatcaacaacaacaacaacagcctGGCTTTCCTGCTGCCGGGTTCCGTGGTAATCAGACCGGGGGGATGCAGCCTCACTTTCCAGGCAACTCCATGGGAATGCAGCCCGGTCAGATGAGTAACACCACAGCCCCCATGTTCTCCTCACCGGCAACGACTTCCCAGATGAGGTGGAGCGGACCCAATGGAGGTATGACCAGAGGACAACAACCCCACCAAGGACAGATGTTTCCTGGGCCAGGAGGAGGGCCTGGAGGAGGGCCCGGGGGAGGGCCGCAATCCAGCGAGATGCTAAGAGGAATGGCCAACTCTGGAGGAGGGGGAGGCGGAACCCAAGAGTTACAGAATATGATGAACAGGAGGCTGAAGAGAGGGGATAGCCTTCCTGCTAATCCTAACATGATGCAGGTCAGAAAAGCAACAAAACCAACG AACCCACCGAAGTACTCCCTCCAGGGGACTGTCAACCCCTCCATCGCCGTCCCGCCCAATCTGACCGGACAGAACTCCATGAATCTAGGTCAGCAACCCTCGGGGGAAGTACCCAACCCGAGTAACTCCTACCTCGGTACTAGCGCTAGCAATAACAGCGGCAAGAACAGGTGCCCCGTCCCTGGGACCAGCCCCTCCAATTTGGACATGCTCAGTATGTCCATGGAGATGTTTGAACCAG AGTTTCCGAAGTCCGATGGTCAGAATCCAATCGCCAGCTCCACCACCAATCCCACCAGTCAACCAGACAGTACCAGCGCAGGTCCATCCCGGCCCGGCCCTGGTGTCGATCCTCTCAAACCCTACGCTGAAATGCAATCCAATGAAGAGGCTAAACTACGATATCAGGTACCAGAC GAATTTTATAAGATATCGGGGGCCCAGACAGCACCAGACGCCTGCACCAGAGTCACTAATCTCTTTCGGAACCAACTGACCGGTCAGCCTCTACCCGGACAGGGTAACGGGCGAGGGGTTGGTGGGCCACAAGGTATGGGGAACGCCCCTGGTATGGGAGGACCTGGGATGCAGGGGGGCGGAGTCGGTAATGGGGGGATGGTACCgcagcagcaacaacacaaCCAGCAACAGTTTGGCAATGATGAGCAG GATGGAATGGACGGTGATGGTAAATCCAATAACAGTCTTCTGCAGAAACTCCTCCTAGAATGA